A region of Kribbella sp. NBC_01245 DNA encodes the following proteins:
- a CDS encoding SRPBCC domain-containing protein, with amino-acid sequence MSEDRIERETLIAASLDRVWSLVTQPGFWVADKASLPGTMAEEGETMLAKNPEYGDFPVRVEKVQPQTYVAYRWASAFPGEELRADNSTLVEFTLSTEGDKTRLTVVESGFAALAGSEELRSRAVKDNTGGWPEELTALKARAEQTPV; translated from the coding sequence ATGAGCGAAGACCGGATCGAGCGCGAAACCCTGATCGCGGCATCCCTGGACCGGGTCTGGTCGCTGGTGACCCAACCCGGGTTCTGGGTGGCCGACAAGGCGAGCCTGCCCGGCACGATGGCCGAGGAAGGCGAGACGATGCTCGCCAAGAACCCCGAGTACGGCGACTTCCCGGTGCGGGTGGAAAAGGTTCAGCCGCAGACGTACGTGGCGTACCGCTGGGCCAGCGCCTTCCCCGGCGAAGAGCTGCGCGCGGACAACAGCACGCTGGTGGAGTTCACGTTGAGCACCGAAGGCGACAAGACGCGGCTCACCGTGGTGGAGAGCGGGTTCGCGGCGCTGGCCGGATCCGAGGAACTGCGTAGCCGGGCGGTGAAGGACAACACCGGCGGCTGGCCCGAGGAGCTGACCGCGCTCAAGGCGCGTGCCGAGCAAACCCCCGTGTGA
- a CDS encoding alkaline phosphatase D family protein, producing the protein MAELRRRTVLGALGAAGATAVVPIGSASGAPMLRTAADASATLVRGATFPEGVMAGVPRTDGATLWTRVPRGLFDGDAELAIVVSKQRDLSAPVIVQTVIAKKQWDGCVHFQAVGLDAGGEYFYQFRGQDAVSPVGRFQTLRPADSNQPVRIGFFTCQGFTEGYYATHRHLAQEDLDLVVCLGDYVYEATVPGVRGIDLNLYPQALPAMRAKYTSYRSDANLRAMHQQHAFLPLWDDHEFRNNYTLDNWTLPELFFKEKRSAAWHAWFERMPVPRYYPDDMTRIYRSLKLGRTVELFAIDSRQYKDDQPCNDGGGIVCAEADTPGRTLLGASQKSWLKEGLRTSGARWKVLANPTMLMGMVTGDAGERASMDTWDGYGAERTELLSLAAERVSDFVVVTGDDHDTYAGELWNTGFAPGTPGNPAGTRRAGVEFVVPSVSSTNTGDLKGSGGARTEEQNRLGHNPHVKLADLRQHGYGVLEVSQEEAVLNYRKVDKLTPSAAVSTSYRVKTVRGSSTLETL; encoded by the coding sequence ATGGCTGAGCTGAGGCGCAGGACCGTGCTCGGGGCGCTTGGCGCCGCCGGAGCGACCGCGGTGGTTCCGATCGGGTCGGCCAGTGGCGCCCCGATGTTGCGTACGGCGGCCGATGCGTCGGCCACCTTGGTACGGGGCGCGACGTTTCCCGAGGGCGTGATGGCGGGTGTGCCGCGGACGGATGGCGCGACGTTGTGGACGCGGGTGCCGCGCGGGCTGTTCGACGGCGATGCCGAGCTGGCGATCGTGGTGTCGAAGCAGCGCGACCTGTCCGCGCCGGTGATCGTCCAGACGGTCATCGCGAAGAAGCAGTGGGACGGTTGCGTCCACTTTCAGGCGGTAGGCCTCGATGCGGGTGGCGAGTACTTCTACCAGTTCCGCGGCCAGGACGCGGTGTCGCCGGTCGGCCGGTTCCAGACGCTTCGGCCGGCTGACTCGAACCAGCCCGTGCGGATCGGGTTCTTCACCTGCCAAGGCTTTACCGAGGGCTACTACGCCACCCACCGGCACCTCGCGCAGGAGGACCTCGACCTCGTCGTGTGCCTCGGGGACTACGTGTACGAGGCAACAGTCCCTGGTGTGCGGGGGATCGATCTCAACCTTTATCCGCAGGCACTACCGGCCATGCGGGCGAAGTACACGTCGTACCGGTCTGACGCGAACCTGCGAGCCATGCACCAGCAGCACGCGTTCCTGCCGCTCTGGGACGACCACGAGTTCAGGAACAACTACACCCTGGACAACTGGACCTTGCCGGAGTTGTTCTTCAAGGAGAAGCGCAGCGCTGCCTGGCATGCCTGGTTCGAGCGGATGCCGGTGCCGCGGTACTACCCGGATGACATGACGCGTATCTACCGATCCCTGAAGCTCGGTCGGACCGTAGAGCTCTTCGCGATCGACAGCCGCCAGTACAAGGACGACCAGCCCTGTAACGACGGTGGCGGCATCGTCTGCGCAGAAGCAGATACGCCCGGCCGTACCTTGCTCGGCGCCTCCCAGAAGTCCTGGCTCAAGGAAGGCCTTCGGACGTCCGGTGCACGTTGGAAGGTGCTGGCGAATCCCACGATGCTTATGGGCATGGTCACAGGTGATGCCGGCGAGCGGGCGTCCATGGACACGTGGGACGGCTACGGCGCCGAGAGGACCGAGCTGCTCTCACTGGCGGCCGAACGGGTCTCCGACTTCGTAGTCGTGACCGGCGATGACCACGACACCTATGCGGGCGAGCTTTGGAACACCGGCTTCGCCCCCGGTACGCCGGGCAACCCGGCCGGGACCAGAAGAGCCGGGGTCGAGTTCGTCGTACCGTCCGTCTCGTCGACGAACACCGGAGATCTCAAAGGCTCGGGTGGCGCGCGTACGGAGGAGCAGAACCGGCTGGGGCACAACCCGCACGTGAAGCTGGCCGACCTGCGCCAGCACGGGTACGGCGTACTCGAGGTCTCCCAGGAGGAGGCGGTGCTCAACTATCGGAAGGTCGACAAGTTGACCCCCAGTGCGGCTGTGAGCACCAGCTATCGGGTGAAGACCGTGCGAGGGTCGTCGACCTTGGAAACCCTCTGA
- a CDS encoding ArsR/SmtB family transcription factor, with translation MTDERSSAVDSVLVALADPTRRQLLELLAAQGEATATTLAERLPVSRQAVVKHLTVLDAAGLVSGGRVGREVRYAVRPAALDTTARWMSALAADWDQRLAAIKRVAEAAEAAEEADR, from the coding sequence GTGACGGACGAACGGAGCAGCGCGGTCGACAGCGTTCTGGTCGCGCTGGCCGACCCGACCCGGCGGCAGCTACTCGAGCTGCTCGCCGCCCAGGGCGAGGCCACCGCGACGACGCTCGCCGAACGGCTGCCCGTCTCGCGGCAGGCGGTGGTCAAGCACCTCACCGTCCTGGATGCCGCCGGGCTGGTGTCCGGCGGCCGGGTCGGACGTGAGGTGCGGTACGCCGTACGGCCTGCCGCGCTCGACACCACCGCACGGTGGATGTCCGCGCTCGCGGCCGACTGGGATCAACGGCTGGCAGCCATCAAGCGCGTCGCAGAAGCAGCGGAAGCCGCAGAAGAAGCGGACCGCTAG
- a CDS encoding TetR/AcrR family transcriptional regulator produces the protein MGTEPIQTRSRQRRDALLDAAIELLAEGGGKSVTHRAVAIRAGLPPSTATYFFASIQELTEQALARHLQARVTEIEAAMEALFSQSHSLEDVADLFAAFFLAQPREAAISHHEVYLEASRNPSLRAAVADALQGFERLATSVLTTLHVAEPERASVAFLAAVDGFILRQLADPRPHAEAVRQLSETLRHLFIAFTLDPPERAAAQARLATPQTFTP, from the coding sequence GTGGGTACGGAACCGATCCAGACCCGGAGCCGGCAACGGCGTGACGCGCTGCTCGACGCCGCGATCGAGTTGCTCGCCGAGGGCGGCGGCAAATCCGTCACCCACCGGGCGGTCGCGATCCGGGCCGGGCTGCCACCGTCCACCGCGACGTACTTCTTCGCCTCGATCCAGGAGCTGACCGAGCAAGCCCTGGCCCGGCACCTGCAGGCCCGGGTGACCGAGATCGAGGCCGCGATGGAGGCGTTGTTCAGCCAGAGCCATTCCCTGGAGGACGTGGCCGATCTCTTCGCCGCCTTCTTTCTGGCCCAGCCCAGGGAAGCGGCGATCTCGCACCACGAGGTCTACCTGGAGGCCTCCCGCAATCCGTCCCTGCGGGCAGCCGTAGCGGACGCGCTGCAGGGTTTCGAACGGCTCGCCACCTCGGTCCTCACCACTCTGCACGTGGCTGAACCGGAACGCGCCTCGGTCGCCTTCCTGGCCGCCGTCGACGGCTTCATCCTCCGCCAACTGGCCGACCCGCGCCCGCACGCGGAAGCCGTCCGCCAGCTCTCCGAAACGCTCCGCCACCTCTTCATCGCCTTCACCCTCGACCCACCCGAACGCGCCGCCGCCCAAGCCCGCTTGGCCACCCCACAGACCTTCACACCTTAG
- a CDS encoding CCA tRNA nucleotidyltransferase, translated as MSPTADRSPSAGSLSAVQRQGVQSLLRIAPVVDELGARFVAAGHEIALVGGSVRDALLDRLSNDLDFATSARPEAVLKLLAGWADHVWDIGKAFGTIGCRKGDWVLEITTYRSESYDPDSRKPAVAYGDTLEGDLHRRDFALNAMAVQLPSREFVDPFGGLEDLAAKVLRTPGTAEESFSDDPLRMMRAARFAAQLAFTPDPSVVTAMTTMAERITIISAERVRDELVKLVCAPYPRIGLDLLVETGIAEHVLPELPALRLELDEHHRHKDVYQHSLTVLDQAIELEPRLGLDGPDFVTRFAALVHDIGKPKTRQFAGGGKVTFHHHDVVGAKLTKKRMRALRFSNDQIDQVGKLVELHLRFHGYGTGEWTDSAVRRYVRDAGDLLSRLHVLTRADCTTRNRRKADALRAAYDDLEKRIEQLQKQEQLDAIRPDLDGNQIMAILEIGPGREVGEAYKYLMELRLDQGPLGEERAREELLAWWASRS; from the coding sequence GTGTCTCCCACTGCCGACCGCTCGCCCTCCGCCGGATCGCTCTCCGCTGTACAGCGGCAAGGCGTCCAGTCGCTACTGCGGATCGCGCCGGTGGTCGACGAACTCGGCGCGCGATTCGTCGCCGCCGGGCATGAAATCGCCCTTGTCGGCGGGTCCGTCCGGGACGCGTTGCTCGATCGCCTGAGCAACGACCTGGACTTCGCGACCTCCGCCCGGCCCGAGGCGGTGCTGAAGCTACTGGCCGGCTGGGCCGACCATGTCTGGGATATCGGCAAGGCCTTCGGCACCATCGGCTGCCGCAAGGGCGACTGGGTCTTGGAGATCACCACCTACCGCTCCGAGTCGTACGACCCGGACTCGCGCAAGCCCGCGGTGGCGTACGGCGACACGCTCGAGGGTGACCTGCACCGCCGGGACTTCGCCTTGAACGCGATGGCCGTACAGCTGCCGAGTCGCGAATTCGTGGACCCCTTCGGTGGGCTCGAGGATCTCGCGGCCAAGGTGTTGCGGACGCCGGGCACGGCCGAGGAGTCGTTCTCGGATGACCCGCTGCGGATGATGCGGGCCGCGCGTTTCGCCGCGCAGTTGGCGTTCACCCCGGATCCGTCCGTGGTCACCGCGATGACGACGATGGCCGAGCGGATCACGATCATCTCGGCCGAGCGCGTCCGCGATGAGCTGGTCAAACTCGTCTGCGCGCCGTACCCGCGGATCGGCCTGGACCTGCTGGTCGAGACGGGTATCGCCGAGCACGTGCTGCCCGAACTGCCCGCGCTCCGGCTCGAGTTGGACGAGCACCACCGGCACAAGGACGTCTACCAGCACTCGCTGACCGTGCTCGACCAGGCGATCGAGCTGGAACCGCGCCTCGGTCTCGATGGCCCGGACTTCGTCACCCGGTTCGCGGCGCTGGTGCACGACATCGGCAAGCCGAAGACCCGGCAGTTCGCGGGCGGGGGCAAGGTGACTTTCCACCACCACGACGTGGTCGGCGCGAAGCTCACCAAGAAGCGGATGAGGGCGCTGCGGTTCAGCAACGACCAGATCGACCAGGTCGGCAAACTGGTCGAGTTGCATCTGCGCTTCCACGGGTACGGCACGGGCGAGTGGACCGATTCCGCCGTACGGCGTTATGTCCGGGACGCGGGCGACCTGCTCAGCCGGCTGCACGTGCTGACTCGGGCGGACTGTACGACGCGGAACCGGCGCAAGGCGGACGCGTTGCGAGCGGCGTATGACGATCTGGAGAAGCGGATCGAGCAGCTGCAGAAGCAGGAGCAGCTCGACGCCATCCGGCCCGACCTGGACGGCAACCAGATCATGGCGATTCTGGAGATCGGCCCGGGGCGTGAGGTGGGCGAGGCGTACAAGTACTTGATGGAGCTGCGCCTCGACCAAGGCCCGCTCGGCGAGGAGCGCGCCCGCGAGGAACTGCTCGCCTGGTGGGCTTCGCGGTCCTGA
- a CDS encoding DUF6049 family protein, producing MFRRVPRLLTGVGAGLLIAAWTAVPQATAAPDADEPAVRMTIDSFLPVAPKPGDTVKISGTVTNTGTVALSKPQTHACLDPVRRTTRAELAAVPAKAESCEGRDVPIAYQELDTPLAPQATARFTLTVPWDSWHVTDEPGVYVVGAYFRATNPEGGRDTYGRVRTFMPVMPAAATMRKVDTAVVLPLRYRPTQLGGDQFASGDLAAALGPEGRLGRQLRAGMSKPVTWLADPGLLDDAKRISTGYQVRTPDNKLSPGPDPQHATDWLKKFDEARKQDPVVLLPYGDPDVASLVGNDLKQLVKDSRQKTSSFEFAGGPAPRSGLWLETGSANDRNLAAASTGFETHQTDIAFVPSWSWPVKDRPVLTPKPFFNVSTPSGPSKSARTVVTDSALVAGGPDTTTASTPVQTRQRFAAETALLSLTAPKGPVSAVALPARSFDSDGRTTQVLLQGLDLPWVNAVTLDQITTGQPRAVEPPTMPRTTPGLNESQIRQIKQFKQQLGVYGGLVTNPAPAVEPLRFQLLRAGSTGWRGRLVDAQRFLSFQLSTVNSQVGRVHLVRPPKAKQIKVTLSGSKGTFPLSVVNELNQSVRVNVRVFAVNRSDLQIAPSTMITLPPKGKGTFQIEATAQQNGFIQAKVQVVTAGGEPVGPEQGIVIEAAQYGNVGWILVGAAVALLFGVSLIRIYRRIRKERRNPGDSPAAEAEPTPAPDAAPALNDIPAEAHPNGVPADSEAPATVREGVGRTDG from the coding sequence GTGTTCAGACGGGTACCGAGGCTCCTCACAGGGGTGGGCGCCGGCCTCCTGATCGCCGCGTGGACGGCGGTCCCGCAGGCGACGGCCGCGCCGGATGCCGACGAGCCCGCGGTGCGGATGACGATCGACTCCTTCCTGCCGGTCGCGCCGAAACCCGGCGACACCGTCAAGATCAGTGGCACGGTGACCAACACCGGCACCGTTGCCCTGAGCAAGCCACAGACGCACGCGTGTCTCGATCCCGTGCGGCGGACGACCCGGGCCGAGCTCGCAGCCGTGCCCGCTAAGGCCGAGTCCTGCGAAGGCAGGGACGTACCGATCGCCTACCAGGAACTCGACACACCACTCGCGCCGCAGGCAACTGCGCGGTTCACGCTGACAGTGCCGTGGGATAGCTGGCACGTGACTGATGAGCCCGGCGTGTACGTCGTAGGCGCGTACTTCCGGGCAACCAACCCGGAAGGTGGGCGGGACACCTACGGCCGGGTCCGGACCTTCATGCCCGTCATGCCGGCTGCAGCCACGATGCGCAAGGTCGACACGGCCGTGGTGCTGCCGCTTCGTTACCGGCCTACCCAGCTCGGTGGCGACCAGTTCGCCAGTGGAGATCTCGCGGCAGCTCTCGGCCCGGAGGGCAGGCTCGGCCGCCAGTTGCGGGCAGGGATGTCCAAGCCCGTCACCTGGCTGGCAGACCCGGGTCTGCTCGACGACGCGAAGCGCATCTCCACCGGCTACCAAGTACGCACGCCCGACAACAAGCTCTCGCCCGGCCCTGACCCGCAGCACGCGACGGACTGGCTGAAGAAGTTCGACGAGGCCCGCAAGCAGGATCCCGTCGTACTACTTCCGTACGGCGATCCCGATGTGGCCAGCCTGGTCGGGAACGACCTCAAGCAGCTCGTCAAGGACTCCCGCCAGAAGACGTCCTCCTTCGAGTTCGCCGGCGGCCCGGCACCTCGCTCGGGCCTCTGGCTCGAAACCGGCTCGGCCAACGACCGCAACCTCGCGGCGGCCTCTACCGGCTTCGAGACCCACCAGACGGATATCGCGTTCGTACCGAGCTGGTCCTGGCCGGTGAAGGATCGGCCGGTTCTGACGCCCAAGCCCTTCTTCAACGTGTCCACGCCGTCGGGCCCGAGTAAGTCGGCACGCACGGTCGTCACCGACTCCGCGCTGGTGGCGGGTGGACCGGACACGACGACGGCCAGTACGCCCGTACAGACGCGACAGCGCTTCGCGGCCGAGACGGCCCTGCTGTCCCTCACTGCCCCCAAGGGTCCGGTCAGCGCGGTGGCCCTGCCCGCTCGCAGCTTCGACTCCGACGGCCGGACCACCCAGGTGCTGTTGCAGGGGCTCGACCTGCCGTGGGTGAACGCGGTCACGCTCGATCAGATCACCACCGGCCAGCCGCGTGCGGTCGAGCCGCCGACGATGCCGCGGACCACGCCCGGGCTGAACGAGAGCCAGATCCGGCAGATCAAGCAGTTCAAGCAGCAGCTCGGCGTGTACGGCGGTCTGGTCACCAACCCGGCGCCGGCCGTCGAACCGCTCCGGTTCCAGCTGCTGCGCGCGGGCTCGACCGGTTGGCGCGGCCGGCTCGTCGACGCACAACGCTTCTTGTCGTTCCAGCTCAGCACGGTGAACAGCCAGGTCGGCCGGGTGCATCTGGTCCGGCCACCGAAGGCGAAGCAGATCAAGGTCACCCTGTCCGGTAGCAAGGGCACGTTCCCGCTCTCGGTGGTGAACGAGCTGAACCAGTCGGTCCGGGTCAACGTGCGGGTCTTCGCGGTGAATCGGTCCGACCTCCAGATCGCGCCGTCGACCATGATCACGCTGCCCCCGAAGGGCAAGGGCACCTTCCAGATCGAGGCGACCGCCCAGCAGAACGGGTTCATCCAGGCGAAGGTGCAGGTCGTCACCGCCGGCGGCGAACCGGTCGGACCCGAGCAGGGCATCGTGATCGAGGCCGCCCAGTACGGCAATGTCGGCTGGATCCTGGTCGGTGCCGCCGTGGCCCTGCTGTTCGGGGTTTCGCTGATCCGCATCTACCGGCGCATCCGCAAGGAACGGCGCAACCCCGGCGACTCCCCCGCCGCGGAAGCCGAGCCCACGCCCGCACCGGACGCGGCACCCGCACTGAACGACATACCCGCCGAGGCCCACCCCAACGGCGTACCAGCAGACAGTGAGGCACCGGCGACGGTGCGAGAAGGAGTCGGTAGAACGGATGGCTGA